A stretch of DNA from Diadema setosum chromosome 10, eeDiaSeto1, whole genome shotgun sequence:
ATAAAAACACAAGCAACATTACGCCTTTTGATTAACTTTCGGAGACACTCTGTGAAGATCAACACATGTCTTAATCATTCATGAAACATGAATAATATGTAAAATGAAAACACGGCGAGTTTCTTTTCATGGGTCTAGAACTCTTTAATTTGTAGAATGTCACTATGGGCTCCAGAAAGGCACGACATTATACAGGAGTTTATAAAAGCCTACCTCTAATTGTTTTatcagaaaatattaccaaTGTCGGAGCAGCTATTATATTTAAAGTGTGAGATTTTGTTGCGAGTTTGCGCCACCAGAGGGAGCCACGGCGACCGACCGATGAGTTAAGTTAAGCTTATTGTATTTATACACAGGTAAAAAGCCTACTTTCAGctggacagtttttttttttttgttatgaacCATGTTATGAACCATGACTATCATACACATTTCTCGAGGCTGATTAGAGATGActtgacattatttttctcagaTGGAGAGAATATATGATGATATTTTTGATAAAACTTAATAAATCATCATCGAACATGATGAAACATATCTGGAATGTGTTGGTACTTTCGCTTCCATGCAACTCGAGCACAACAGTTATGACGAAACATTTGGGTCTATACAGATTTATGTTGAAaataatattaaagggatcgtatagtttttgtcgagacctaatttcaggtttctaacattttttggtgagataatgagaaacctcatatgaaatatgatagagcatgtaattccgtgaggaattcaatgtttatttgatgaaaattgattttgaaatggctgagatatccaaaacagagcgattctaaatgtgggacccaccttttattacgatcgctttattttactttctttttggatgtttcagtcattccaaacccgattttcatgaaatgaactttgaattcctcttaaaatgatagCATGatcgtgcacctcaaaacgaacataaagtcgcacacactgattttgcgtgaggactgaaaataagtgaaatgggtcaacctagccgaacttgacttttttatattttctgaaagaccaagtcttcttttacattatgcttaaatttggtatcataaaacgggcaggaaagtgtgttttttttagcagtttatctcaaacatttttggtagaatagtgtgattaggtgtgtctttagaatccctttttcattcagaaaaaccttgtccatacactcttcactttcaacgctaataacttttgaaaggatagtgctactgctttgaaagtgggcattaattatggacagaatatgttaatgaggcatgcttaatttcagtttaatctgataatcccttcattgttgctactctggtggtttacttcctattttttgtcctattcatcgcacagccaacacggtttggtaaagattaagcgcttgaatagacactgaacttcagagcctcttttctcagttcacacttttcctgagtttgtgctttctttcaaatatttagataggttaggagagtccatttgatttgtgttatacatcattttaaagcttaaagtccgctctttcagaatatggtcttaactaaaaattcatgtctggcgactttttgtttgttttgtggtgcagggccACATATTATCAGCAAAATGAATGTAAGTGTTTTCTcgggtatctcacaaaaaaaaaataaaagcccaattctcatctccaccaatactgtaccatccctttaacgttTTATAAATGCTTCTGAGATGTGAGATTCCATTCCCTTTtggcagacaaaaaaaaaatgatagaagcTGGGACAGCTTGTGAAACTTTGCTCGCACCTCTAAATTATATtttctctcttaaaaaaaaaaaaaaaaaaaaaaccacgactTAATCCTTGCTTCTTCTAAAAGTCTGTAGAATCAATATAAGTTCCCTagccccccttctctctctctctctctcccttcttccTCTTTGATATACGCAAGCACATACCTACTCTTTCCCAATAAATCTTTTATTTCATCCAAACTTTCATAATGCACTTATGCAAAAATAGatgaacgatttttttttttaattcttgaaTATTCTCAGCATAAAATGAGACTCCTACGTCCTGCGTAATATATATGATGATTGTGCTTTTTATCTTTGAAGGCTTTGTTGATCTTTTTGCATCATTCTaatatcattgctaaagtgtattgtaatttttttttctactagcGTAATACTTTTGTTAAAATTTTGATTATTGCATTCGTCGTGGGTTTATATTGTTgaattcaagtttgtttgtttttttgtttttttgtttttttttctgaataaacTGTTCCAAAccaaacccaaacccaaacaaGTCAGCCCTTCCATGAATCTAGTATGGTTTCCAGACACTTTGCCAACTTTAGTCCTTTCCACACCGCCCACGACGGCCATACGGCCGCGGCACCCGTGCCTTTACCGAGGGCAATTATTCGACGTTTCATCCAGCTGGACCTGCTACTTCTCTCGCCGTTAGAGGACGTGGATATTCTGGGAAGCAACTCAGTAGATTCTACGTACAGTAATGTTATGAGGCAGAGGGTCTTGAAGTCAAACTACCATGAATCAGAAATACAATTGTAAATCAGACAttctggcccgaattcacgaaggtggtacaaatgaaaccatggtttaaaccatggacaaaaaccatggagcgccaagtgtcgcacggaatatttcattacgaaattggtcatttcgttgacaacatgaccgtttcgttaacgaaattatcatttcgtggacgtaatgttcatttagttacaaaatgtaatttcgtGGACttaatgttcatttagttacaaaatgttgtcatctcgttacaaaataatcatttcattgacgaaatgaatgattttttttaacgaaatattccatgcgacacttggcgctccatggtttttgtccatggtttaaaccatggtttcatttgtaccaccttcgtgaattcgggcctctgTGTCTAACCCCTCACCCGAATCCTGCCGCACacccacatccccccccccacacacacacactctctctctctctctagctctCTTTTGTAACGCAGTTGTTTGCATGGCCTACAATCACCCCCAATCCCAACTCCGCACCAGCACACACCATTACCATATGTGGCGAAAATTTTCAGTCGATTTCcctgtcatgaatattcatgactggCGTTCAAATGAAGCTTGCCTATATTGTTACACGCATCGCATGCTGTTATATTGTTCTGATTTCGCCATATATATTGTAAATCCGGCAAAGCATAAATACCACGATCAGTGCCACCACTGACactaatcaaacatgaaatatcaACTTGACGTGAATACACATTGCATGCTATTGATATGTATATACGAACAAAGATTAACTATTGAGGTTTTATAAATGTGTTATGTATGCCCCAAGAAAATAGACCCTCCCACCCCCTCCAAGATCATTGGACGTTCTGggaaatatatgcataaattCATGCATAGAAAAAAATCTTCTCAAATCTGATTCATCTatccaagaaatatgattatattGCTGAAGTGGAGTTGATATCCAAGTTGCTCTAGATTCTGACAAAAATTACATTATCTCTATCAGTGACTTGAACGTCATAATTTTATCCTGCATTCAAGGCGTCGTGACTGGACGTGCTGTTATTCTATTCTACAGGTAATTAAGAAATGTTACTATTATATACCTTCATTCTATTATCTTTTGCTCTTTCTGAGTAAATTATTCAAAAAATTGCTTGGTTTCCCATTTACAAAAGGGGAGTTCAGAACACCGAAAGTATCATTATCATGCATGATTGTCGACGCTCAGTTTTTGAACgttgaaataaagtttgaattgaattgaattgaattaatatATTCTTACAACCAAATAAATACGCTTGACAGGGTATTGTGTGCtattatttgtatatatactatAGTAGACATGATGTCATTATTATGTTTCATCAATGAATAGTTCCTATATCATTTACAAATAAGAAACGTAAACCAAGTCTTATTAGTGCCATTTATTATTGTTTGATATATTATGAATCAGGTATTATTGGACAAGGTAGATTATCAAGCACACTAACTAAGAATGCCATATCATAATATCAGTGATTTTACGTGTAATTAACATTTTGTTGGGTTTCCCCTTAGTTTTATTGTTCTACATTCCACATTTACATGTAAACTATAAACAAATTttctattacaaaaaaaaacaacaacaacaaaaggatggaaaaatgctgaatatgaggaatctacataatTATCACATATATAGAAGCAATGCGTGTAGAGAGGAGATTCCCAGAAGCTATTGTAGAATGAGTTCTTACATGAAATTTACAGTTGTCACGAATGAAAAATTATGAACTGAGAGATGAATAATATATAAAAGCATATAACAATAGATAGATCATATTAAATGAATATCTATTAGACTGAACTACAAAGAGCTGCTTGATAAACATTACAGTGGTTATAATCTGAGATCAGCGGTGAACAAAAACAGCCACACTTTCTTTCTGCATTAGTTGCTACTTGacgtttattattattattattattattattattattattattgttattatcattattattattatcattattattattataattattattattattattattattattattattattattattattattattattattttcattgttattattactttaTACATTATACACCTGTATCTGTACCTACAGATTTAGACTTTAAAAGCACCCTGTACCGCTTCTGGACAAGGGTAAAAATGAAATCTTGTTATGCAAACACATGATAGTTATAAACGGAGGACTGTAAACATTGACTGCACTTTGACCGAACCAAATCGTCTAATGTCAACCATAAAATGGGGGAAAGGCAGTTTGTATCGATACCATGCATGATATTAACATAATCATGCAGATCGCAAGCAGACTAACCTGGCAGAAGCTTCTATAAAGTGGAAAGATTCAGTCAGTTCAACTTCCTAGTGTACAACATTCGCAAAGGTAAGATATAGCTACTATTGCCCTTGGAATAATAAGTACTTCTCAGTCAGTATTCCATTGGTGAATTCTTGTTAGACATACAGCATGTGAGCTGAAAATACCATGTTTCTCCTTTCTCTCATCAATCTACTTTGTATCGTGATCTCATCTTCTTGATTTCTACGTTTGACTAGAATTTGCAAGACACATTTAAGATTCAACCGGGTAATATTAAGTACAGCAAAGTATACATACTATAAACAACACGTGTTATATTCTTTCCATTCATTCTTGACTGCTTGAGTGTGTTTATACACGTgcatatcataatattattcatatGTGAGTATGTATCTTGTGTGTTTATGTCTGAGAGTGCGTGCCTTTGTGGGCATGAATGGAGATgcttagataatgctattttggGTACGTAAGAAGGTCGGAagcacaatatttcattttgggtCTTCTACATGTTACAAATTTTTATTACTAAGAGACATGAGATATTAAATTTAAACGATCAATCCTCTTTGGCTTTTTATACAGTCTTTAAAAGCTAGACAATTAAAGAAGCATGGCACAGGCCGACGAAGAGGTACCGCCCGTGATCATCGACGTCGGGTCTCTCACATGTCGCGTGGGGCTGATGGGTGACGAGGATCCGCGAACTGTCTTCCCGTCGGTCGTAGGTCATCTCCGAAGAGAGGTAAGGGGAGTCTGGACTCTGACTGTCTTCAACTCCCAACAATTCCTCACACTCTATACCACCACGACTGCAGGGGAGATTTCCTAAATCATTTTGTTAAGTAGATGCTGATTCGGTGAACGCAGAGATCAGTGGAACactcagtgaaagtttgaggaaatttatACAATCTGTTCTGAAGTCATGagtgtataataattatagttttgtttaatccccctcccttgaTTCCACAATAGTTAAAAGATATTATAGactcaagagagagagagagagagagagagagagaaccgCTTAAACTAGCTCCTTCAGAACACGATGAGATTTTGAATTGTTTTCATCGTTTACGCATATTTCTACCAATTTGACATCATGAGGCTTTGAAGAGTTTTAGCCCATATACAGTTTAGCATACtatgaactttgaactttatttcTTTCGACCCCTTTCGGAGTATGAGAAATGCGACATACACCTGGAAAAGTGACTTTGAAATTGATATCTTTTGAATGaatcttcctcaaactttcagagAGTCTTTCAAacatatttctgcattcagtGAATCTACAGGTGTGTTTGGGGAAACCTTCCATGTAAGATTAAATCAATCTGATTTTAAGTTCTTAATTCATCTAAATCCTGACTGAAATGTACACTGCCCTTGATCACGTTTGTAACTGCTCCAAATATCAGACTATGATACCTAACTTTGCTGTCAAATGATAAATGTCCAAAAAGTTTTGTGTTTATCATCTTTGTTATATTTCATTGCAAGATTCTCAAAATCCACCGAACTCGTATGTGTCTTCTAGATTGTAACTGAAAGCGCGGTAGGGAACTTGAGTTCGTATGTTGGAGAAGAGGCTCTGAGCAAGAGAGGTATCTTAAACCTCACTTGGCCTGTCGAAGACGGGATCGTCACCAACTGGGACGACATGGAGAAGATCTTTCATCACATTTTCGACAACGAGCTCAACGTCGACGCCAAGAACCACCCCGTCCTCCTCACCGAGTCGCCGACCAACCCGAAGGCCAACAGAGAGAAGGCAATGCAGGTATCATGGCAAGAAATATTTTGTTCTTCTGCATCTTCATAATTATAAATACAGGTAAAAAGTCTGGTTCAATGTATAAGAAAGACTCTATGTATTATCACATCCTAGAGAATTAAAACAGATTAGAATCAATCggaatacagtcaaacctgcctcagTAGTCACCTATTTTCAGTGGCCACTTGTCGTAAACGTCgacttaaaaaaagagaaaaaaaaaattcgctCCGAGCGAAATACCATGATATAGACCCTGTCTGTAGCGGCCACCTGCTATTAGCGGTTAACAGTatcgtctcccttgggtggccactgtagacaggtttgactgtatatcaaaatgttccCTTCCTTCTATCTTTTCCTCCTttcctccttttccttcttttctttctcgttTTCCTTCCTTTCCTCGTTCATTCCTCCCCCATCCCATCACTGCCCATTAAACCTTCCTGATTTTCCTCCTCCTTTGCTTTCCTCCCCTTCTCCTCTCCCTTCTCTTCCTTATCCTTTTCTTATCACTGTCCTTTTTCCTCCCCCGATCTCGCTCATTACATTTTTCTCTTATTTCTCACAAaagaacagccattggctgaagtgAGTGGGCAGCGGTGAAGTtgaataaactcaaactcaaacttaatggcccgaattcacgaaggtggtacaaatgaaatcatggtttaaaccgtggacaaaaaccatgatagagcgccaagtgtcgcacggaatatttcgttacgaaagtagtcatttcgtcgatgaaatgattattttgtaatgaaatgacaacattttctaactaaatgaacatttcgtcaacgaaatgataatttcgttaacgaaacagtcattttgtcgacgaaatgaccaatttcgcaacgaaatattccgtgcgacacttggcgctccatggttttttgtccatggtttaaaccatgatttcatttgtaccaccttcgtgaattcgggccaatgtgtctGGAAAATTTGATAGACATGGGTTAGCTCTTAAAGTGTATCACTCCCGTCTTGTCCTTCGTTCTTGCCCTCAGTGCTTGTTCGACACTTTCGGCGTCCCATCCGTCTTCACAGTCAGCCAGCAAGTCGCCTCAATGTTCGCTGCCGGGCGAACGACGGGCGTCGTATTCGACGTCGGAGCAAGTTCTGGTCACGTTGTACCGATTTACGAAGGTCACTGCCTACGTCATGCTATCCGTCACGTGACATCAGCTGGATCCCATCATTCTGAATACCTGCTGGGACTACTCAAGGATCGTGGATATAATTGCGAGACATTAGGTACTACTGTTTTACACCTTACGTTCTTCATTGCCCCTGACGAATCAAAGGGCAGAttatattcataatgatataaggCTCGACATTATCGGTGGACCATTGGCCCGGGGCACTAAAAATTGGTGTCAGTGTCAGGACAATATCAGAAGATGGTTACATTATTGATGTTTATTATGTATACACTCAAAGggagagattaaaaaaacaaactaggAACAGACAGAAAATTTCAGAACAAAATGCTCTCCCTTGATAACTCCAAGACAATATCTTATAATGCTATATATTGGATAACGTCAGCAACTTGCTTTAGATATCATTAAAATATCTATTCCTTCCTTCCGCTGCATACTTGACCCATCAGTGTGGTATGATTCTAGCTGATAATAAAATAATCTACCAGTATCACATTCAATGTGAAGTACtataaaatcattgaaaatttaTGTACATAACTACGTGCACCAATTTGGAATACGTAGTAAAGTTATTATGTTGTGCATTGTTTTTATGTGCAAATGTAAATCTTTATAATTTTTATAtacttttgtatattttttccttcGGTGGTATGAAGACATGAAGACGGTAGAAGACATCAAGGAAAAACTTTGCTCCGTTGCTCGTGACTTCGATCGCGAGACAGCGAACCCGCGAACGATCACGGAGACTTTTCAGCTGCCCAACGGCCACTCTATCACCATTGACAAGGAAAGACTCCTCGTTCCCGAAGTCTTCTTCAAACCCACTCTCCTGGGCAAAGACTCTCCCGGCATCCACCGGGTCATCTACGACGCCGTGATGGACTGCGACGCCGAGCTCCGCAAGAAACTCCTGGCCGGTATCATACTCGCTGGAGGTGCGACCATGTATCGTGGGCTCCAAGAACGGCTGCAAGACGAGCTCGGCGCCGTGGTGCAACCACCGGCTCGAGTGAAAGTCATTCATCCCAAGAAGCATTCTGCTTGGATGGGTGGGTCCGTGTTGGCTGCGTTTGCACCCATCAAACAGCAGTGGATTAGCAAGAAAGAGTATGAGTGCCACGGTCCCAGTATCGTTCACAAGAAGTGTTtctaaaatttttgcttctCACCACAATGTATCCCCTCTCATATCAAATGTTGCCAGAGTAACCTGAAGACTAGAACCATCTCCTACACTTCAACATACAAGAATGCTTACAGCAATATCGTCTCATGTATTGTTGCTGTATCACAAGTCTTCGTATGTACAAAGAGCTCTTGTTGAAATTCGTCTCTCTTAGATATtgataataagacataatgttgctttgtaagaaatacaTAATTGAATATTTTCAAGATGTCTTTCGTCTATAGTTATTATTTTGCTCGTAATACCAATATCCAGTACTtttttatgcatatatgtatgtactatATTCCGTTCTTCTATCCTCTTTCTAATCCGCCTCTAGATTTCTAACTGTAAACATGT
This window harbors:
- the LOC140234454 gene encoding actin, cytoplasmic-like, which translates into the protein MAQADEEVPPVIIDVGSLTCRVGLMGDEDPRTVFPSVVGHLRREIVTESAVGNLSSYVGEEALSKRGILNLTWPVEDGIVTNWDDMEKIFHHIFDNELNVDAKNHPVLLTESPTNPKANREKAMQCLFDTFGVPSVFTVSQQVASMFAAGRTTGVVFDVGASSGHVVPIYEGHCLRHAIRHVTSAGSHHSEYLLGLLKDRGYNCETLDMKTVEDIKEKLCSVARDFDRETANPRTITETFQLPNGHSITIDKERLLVPEVFFKPTLLGKDSPGIHRVIYDAVMDCDAELRKKLLAGIILAGGATMYRGLQERLQDELGAVVQPPARVKVIHPKKHSAWMGGSVLAAFAPIKQQWISKKEYECHGPSIVHKKCF